The following proteins come from a genomic window of Companilactobacillus pabuli:
- the pth gene encoding aminoacyl-tRNA hydrolase yields MKLIVGLGNPGKKYDRTKHNMGFMTIDRLMNEYGQTQMKKDFEAEYCKFKVDGETVFLVKPLTFMNESGRAVKFLMGYYQIRTDELMVIQDDLDMPIGKVRLRTKGSAGGHNGIKSIISAVGTKDFDRIKIGIQHPDKQTVVNWVLTPFSKDQEPVALSGIDQAVDMVKDWVSGSTADQLMNKYN; encoded by the coding sequence ATGAAACTAATTGTTGGCTTAGGTAATCCAGGTAAGAAATATGATCGTACAAAACATAATATGGGTTTTATGACCATTGATAGATTAATGAATGAATACGGTCAAACACAAATGAAAAAAGATTTTGAAGCTGAATACTGTAAATTTAAAGTTGATGGCGAAACAGTTTTTCTTGTTAAACCTTTAACTTTCATGAATGAATCCGGTCGAGCCGTGAAATTTTTGATGGGCTACTACCAGATTAGAACTGATGAATTGATGGTCATTCAAGACGACCTCGATATGCCAATCGGTAAAGTTCGTTTAAGAACGAAGGGTTCTGCTGGTGGTCACAATGGTATTAAGAGTATAATCTCAGCTGTAGGTACCAAAGACTTCGATCGCATTAAAATTGGTATACAGCATCCTGATAAACAAACTGTCGTCAACTGGGTTTTGACACCATTTTCTAAAGATCAAGAGCCAGTAGCTTTGTCTGGAATTGATCAAGCGGTTGACATGGTTAAGGATTGGGTCAGTGGCAGTACTGCTGATCAATTAATGAATAAATACAATTAG
- the acpS gene encoding holo-ACP synthase, producing the protein MIKGLGIDIAEISRVKQIYGRHPRFLEKILNADEIEVFNSLNTEKAKMTYLTGRFSVKEAFTKAMGTGLVGIGFHDLSVLNHSSGQPFIKTELFKGNIHVSISDTDELVITEVILEEEEK; encoded by the coding sequence ATGATCAAAGGATTAGGTATCGATATTGCTGAAATTAGTCGAGTTAAGCAAATTTATGGTCGTCATCCCAGATTCTTGGAAAAGATTTTAAATGCTGATGAAATTGAAGTTTTCAATTCTCTCAATACCGAAAAAGCTAAGATGACTTATTTAACAGGTCGTTTTTCTGTAAAGGAAGCTTTCACTAAAGCTATGGGGACCGGTTTAGTCGGCATCGGTTTTCATGATTTAAGCGTTTTGAATCATTCATCTGGTCAACCATTTATTAAGACAGAGCTCTTCAAAGGTAATATTCACGTCTCAATTTCAGATACAGACGAACTAGTAATAACAGAGGTTATTCTAGAGGAGGAAGAAAAATAA
- a CDS encoding L-lactate dehydrogenase: MTTPTNEKNHQKVLLVGDGAVGSTFAYAMTLQGIAQELVICDIAKDKIKGDAMDLADAIPFSYPKNIHAGEYSDAKDADIVVITAGAPQKPGETRLDLVNKNLNILKTIVDPIVESGFNGIFVVAANPVDILTYATWKLSGFPKERVIGSGTSLDTARLQKFVGEELEVDPRSVHGYIMGEHGDSEFAAWSHLTVGGVTMAEWMESHPEITKDTLDKIYKKTVNAAYDIINTKGATFYGIGTALARICKALLADENTVLPLSNMMTGQYGVSDIYIGSPAIVNRKGLKQIVEVPLNDEESAQMKKSAAELEKILKDGFEATGIKGRQ; this comes from the coding sequence ATGACAACTCCAACAAACGAAAAGAACCATCAAAAAGTACTTCTAGTTGGTGACGGTGCCGTAGGTTCAACATTTGCTTACGCCATGACACTTCAAGGTATTGCACAAGAACTTGTTATCTGTGATATCGCTAAAGATAAGATCAAGGGTGATGCAATGGATCTTGCTGATGCAATTCCATTCTCATATCCAAAGAACATTCACGCTGGTGAATATTCAGATGCTAAGGATGCTGATATCGTAGTTATCACAGCCGGCGCTCCACAAAAACCAGGTGAAACAAGACTTGACCTAGTTAACAAGAACTTGAACATCTTGAAGACTATCGTTGATCCTATCGTTGAATCAGGATTCAATGGTATCTTCGTAGTTGCTGCTAACCCAGTTGATATCTTGACATACGCTACTTGGAAACTTTCAGGCTTCCCTAAGGAACGTGTAATTGGTTCAGGTACATCACTAGATACTGCTAGACTACAAAAATTCGTTGGTGAAGAATTAGAAGTTGACCCTCGCTCAGTTCATGGTTACATCATGGGTGAACACGGTGACTCAGAATTCGCTGCTTGGTCACACTTAACTGTTGGTGGCGTTACAATGGCAGAATGGATGGAAAGCCACCCAGAAATCACAAAAGATACTCTAGACAAGATCTACAAGAAGACTGTTAACGCAGCTTACGACATTATCAATACTAAGGGTGCTACATTCTACGGTATCGGTACTGCTCTTGCTAGAATCTGTAAAGCATTGCTTGCTGACGAAAACACAGTATTGCCATTATCAAACATGATGACTGGTCAATATGGCGTTTCAGACATTTACATCGGTTCACCTGCAATCGTTAACCGTAAAGGTCTAAAACAAATCGTTGAAGTTCCATTGAACGATGAAGAATCAGCACAAATGAAGAAATCAGCTGCAGAACTTGAAAAGATCCTTAAAGATGGTTTCGAAGCAACTGGTATCAAGGGTCGTCAATAA
- the alr gene encoding alanine racemase, whose protein sequence is MLPSIHRPAYVEVDLGKLKTNLQNELHSVPEGTKVFAVVKANAYGHGLVKVAKSEIEFGASGLCVATLDEALEIRNSGVEAPILVLGIIPVEYAKVAAQANISVTVGDLDWLKVAVQLRTANLRVHLGIDSGMGRIGFQTKDDLIAACNFLNDHQEAFIPEGLFTHFATADSPDENYFEKQVQRFKEMSTDLPTKFTYVHCANSATALWHKDLAINMVRYGIALYGLNPSQTDITSLPYKLEPALSLYSELVFVKKIKAGQSVGYGATYTAKEDEWIGTVPIGYADGWLRRMQGSDVLINGQRCQNVGRICMDQFMVRLPKELPVGTKVTILGKDGDQEITATDAAKYAGTINYEILCSLSERLPRVYKK, encoded by the coding sequence ATGTTGCCATCAATTCATCGTCCCGCTTACGTTGAAGTGGATTTGGGGAAATTAAAGACAAATCTCCAAAATGAATTACATTCAGTACCAGAAGGTACCAAAGTATTTGCCGTCGTGAAAGCCAATGCTTATGGGCATGGTCTAGTTAAAGTTGCCAAAAGTGAAATTGAATTTGGTGCAAGTGGATTATGCGTTGCCACTTTGGATGAAGCTCTAGAAATCCGTAATAGTGGCGTAGAAGCTCCTATTTTAGTTCTAGGTATAATTCCTGTCGAATATGCTAAAGTCGCCGCACAGGCTAATATTTCGGTTACTGTGGGTGATTTAGACTGGTTAAAGGTTGCCGTACAATTAAGAACTGCTAATTTACGTGTCCATCTAGGAATTGACAGTGGTATGGGTCGAATCGGTTTTCAGACTAAAGACGACTTAATTGCCGCTTGCAATTTCTTAAATGATCATCAAGAAGCCTTCATTCCAGAAGGATTGTTTACCCATTTTGCCACAGCTGATAGCCCTGATGAAAACTATTTTGAAAAACAAGTCCAACGTTTCAAGGAAATGTCGACAGATTTGCCAACAAAATTCACTTACGTTCACTGTGCTAATTCAGCTACAGCCTTGTGGCACAAAGATCTAGCTATCAATATGGTTAGATATGGAATTGCCTTGTATGGCTTGAATCCATCTCAAACTGATATCACTTCATTGCCATACAAACTAGAACCAGCTCTTAGCTTGTATTCAGAGTTAGTCTTCGTTAAGAAAATTAAGGCTGGTCAAAGTGTCGGTTATGGCGCAACTTATACTGCCAAAGAAGACGAATGGATTGGAACAGTTCCAATCGGCTACGCTGATGGTTGGTTGAGAAGAATGCAAGGCAGCGACGTTTTGATCAATGGTCAACGTTGTCAAAATGTTGGTCGAATTTGTATGGATCAATTCATGGTCAGATTGCCAAAAGAATTGCCAGTCGGAACTAAAGTAACCATTTTAGGCAAAGACGGCGATCAAGAAATTACCGCAACCGATGCCGCTAAATACGCTGGTACAATTAATTACGAAATACTTTGCAGCTTGAGTGAAAGGTTACCTCGAGTTTATAAGAAATAA
- the mfd gene encoding transcription-repair coupling factor, with protein MNLINFITDKLDLGEFINQVKPETKNVLTGLTGSTISLFALEALRKTGKKLLIVENTNFHANKIYDDLNLLDSDIVHIFPVEESISTELATSSPDELSQRIGSLSFLISDEPGILVTSVSGLEYELSTPELFESAQLKIKVDEEYDLEDLNQEFVQMGYVKEKLVAKPGDFAIRGDIVDIYPLTVDNPVRIDFFGNQVEKIKFFDTETQRSMDTLEKIEVLPAKDRIVTDEQVIKALDKLQKSYQKQLASTDDKDIKDNLEISFGQTIAELSEGMRPENIGRIADYVFEKPDSLLDYLQTDDLVIFDEYNRLIEQSNDNRAENESWLASQLEFGKALPEQKIRQDFVENIKEDLHGQIYLSAFQQGMGRMRLNQLQDVSVRSMQQFFSQMPLLKSEVERWQKQEYTVVLAISNEKRIDAINNTLTDFGIKATLTTEDKVITGQTQIMNASLSSGFEMPEEKLAVITEKELFNRQPKKRRHQTLANAERLKSYNELKPGDYVVHVNHGIGKFIGMQTMEVDGKHQDYITIEYRDDGRLFIPVTQLDMVQKYVSAEGKSPKINKLGGNEWQKTKRKVQSNIEDIADDLIDLYAKREAEKGFAFPKDDSMQHDFDNAFPYPETPDQLRSIDEIKRDMEKPHPMDRLLVGDVGFGKTEVALRAAFKAVEAGKQVVFLAPTTLLVQQHYETMKERFEGFPVNIGILSRFQTRKQSKETIEQLADGQLDIIVGTHRLLSKDVKFSDIGLLIIDEEQRFGVKHKEKIKQLKANVDVLTLTATPIPRTLNMSMLGVRDLSLIETAPSNRYPVQTYVMEQNYEVIAGAIKREMARGGQVFYLHNRVEDMDQVAEQLQALVPDARIATAHGRMNETQMEGVIADYLNGEYDVLVTTTIIETGVDMPNTNTLIVENADRYGLSQLYQIRGRVGRSSRVAYAYLMYRPNKVLTEVGEQRLEAIKNFTELGSGFKIAMRDLSIRGAGNLLGKQQHGFIDSVGFDLYTQMLNDAVAKKRGHTKAEKTNSEVNLAVEAYLPNDYISDQRQKVELYKRIRQIDSLENYQEVKSELLDRFGKYPQEVANLLDISLLKNSFDESLVKSVVMRDSFITIKFDKKANDYLTGDLVFKFLSNTTMKAKVSDKNDEFKMTLDSKSVDKSEWFQQLETFAQKMAEGFDKLKKEKIKN; from the coding sequence TTGAATTTAATAAATTTCATAACAGATAAGCTCGACCTTGGGGAATTTATTAATCAAGTTAAGCCAGAGACAAAAAATGTCTTAACCGGTTTGACGGGATCAACAATTTCCCTTTTTGCATTGGAAGCATTAAGGAAAACGGGTAAAAAATTATTGATTGTGGAAAATACTAATTTCCATGCCAATAAAATTTATGATGATTTGAATTTGTTAGACAGCGATATTGTCCATATTTTTCCAGTTGAAGAATCGATTTCAACTGAATTAGCTACTAGTTCACCAGATGAATTGAGTCAGAGAATTGGTTCTTTGAGTTTTTTGATCAGCGATGAACCAGGGATTTTAGTGACATCGGTATCTGGTTTGGAATATGAATTATCAACGCCAGAATTGTTCGAATCAGCACAACTAAAAATTAAAGTTGATGAAGAATATGATTTGGAAGATTTGAATCAAGAATTTGTCCAAATGGGTTATGTTAAAGAAAAATTAGTTGCTAAACCTGGGGATTTTGCTATCCGTGGGGATATTGTCGACATTTATCCTTTGACAGTAGATAATCCAGTTCGAATCGACTTTTTCGGCAATCAAGTAGAAAAAATTAAATTTTTCGATACTGAAACGCAACGCAGTATGGATACTTTAGAAAAAATTGAAGTACTGCCTGCTAAAGACCGAATCGTAACAGATGAACAAGTCATTAAAGCTTTGGATAAGTTGCAAAAGAGCTATCAAAAACAATTAGCCTCGACTGATGATAAAGATATCAAAGACAATTTGGAAATTTCTTTTGGACAGACGATAGCTGAGTTGTCTGAAGGGATGCGTCCAGAAAATATTGGCCGAATTGCCGATTACGTTTTTGAAAAACCAGATAGTCTCTTGGATTATTTGCAAACTGATGATTTAGTGATTTTTGATGAGTACAATCGTTTGATTGAACAATCTAACGACAATCGAGCTGAAAACGAATCATGGCTAGCCAGTCAACTGGAGTTTGGTAAGGCTCTACCTGAACAAAAGATTCGTCAGGACTTCGTGGAAAACATTAAAGAAGACCTTCATGGACAAATCTATTTGTCAGCTTTTCAACAAGGAATGGGACGGATGCGTCTGAATCAGTTGCAAGATGTTTCAGTTCGTTCAATGCAACAGTTCTTCAGTCAGATGCCTCTTTTAAAATCTGAAGTAGAACGTTGGCAAAAACAAGAATATACGGTGGTTTTAGCCATAAGCAACGAAAAAAGAATCGATGCTATCAACAATACTTTGACCGACTTTGGCATCAAAGCTACGTTGACAACTGAAGATAAAGTAATTACAGGTCAAACACAAATTATGAATGCTAGTTTGAGTTCTGGTTTTGAAATGCCAGAGGAAAAATTAGCAGTAATTACAGAAAAAGAATTGTTTAACCGTCAACCTAAGAAGCGTCGGCATCAAACTTTAGCTAATGCCGAGAGATTGAAGAGTTACAACGAACTAAAACCAGGCGACTACGTTGTTCACGTCAACCATGGTATTGGTAAATTCATCGGTATGCAGACGATGGAAGTTGATGGTAAGCACCAAGATTATATTACGATTGAGTATCGTGACGATGGGCGCTTATTCATCCCCGTTACCCAATTGGATATGGTCCAAAAGTACGTTTCTGCTGAAGGTAAATCACCTAAGATCAATAAATTGGGTGGTAACGAATGGCAAAAGACTAAACGTAAAGTTCAATCTAATATTGAAGATATCGCTGATGATTTGATTGACTTGTATGCTAAACGTGAGGCTGAAAAAGGTTTTGCTTTTCCTAAAGATGATTCGATGCAGCATGATTTTGACAATGCCTTTCCTTATCCAGAGACGCCAGATCAATTGCGTTCAATTGACGAAATCAAGCGTGACATGGAAAAACCTCATCCGATGGATCGCTTGTTAGTCGGGGATGTTGGTTTTGGTAAGACTGAAGTGGCTTTAAGAGCTGCTTTTAAAGCTGTTGAGGCCGGCAAACAAGTTGTTTTCTTAGCGCCAACAACTTTATTAGTTCAACAACATTACGAAACTATGAAGGAACGTTTTGAAGGTTTTCCTGTCAACATCGGTATTTTGTCACGTTTTCAAACAAGAAAACAAAGTAAAGAAACAATCGAGCAATTGGCTGATGGTCAGTTAGATATTATTGTTGGAACACATCGTTTATTGTCAAAAGATGTTAAGTTCAGCGATATTGGGCTTTTAATTATTGATGAGGAACAACGGTTTGGTGTTAAACACAAGGAAAAAATCAAGCAGCTAAAGGCTAATGTCGATGTCCTAACTTTAACAGCTACACCAATTCCTAGAACTTTGAACATGTCGATGTTAGGTGTGCGTGATCTTTCTTTGATTGAAACGGCTCCTAGCAATCGGTATCCGGTTCAAACTTACGTGATGGAACAAAATTATGAAGTTATCGCTGGTGCTATCAAACGAGAGATGGCACGTGGTGGACAAGTCTTTTATTTGCACAACCGAGTTGAAGATATGGATCAAGTGGCCGAACAATTACAAGCTTTAGTACCCGATGCTAGAATTGCGACCGCTCATGGACGAATGAATGAAACTCAAATGGAAGGCGTAATCGCTGACTATTTGAACGGTGAATATGATGTTTTAGTAACAACTACCATCATTGAAACTGGTGTTGATATGCCAAATACCAACACTTTGATCGTTGAAAATGCGGATCGTTATGGTTTGTCACAACTTTATCAAATTAGAGGTCGAGTAGGTCGTTCAAGTCGAGTAGCTTATGCATACTTGATGTATCGTCCAAATAAAGTTTTAACTGAAGTCGGCGAACAACGTCTTGAGGCTATTAAGAACTTTACCGAACTAGGTTCTGGATTCAAAATTGCCATGCGTGATTTGTCGATTCGTGGCGCTGGTAATTTACTCGGTAAACAACAACACGGCTTTATTGATTCAGTCGGATTTGATTTGTACACGCAAATGCTAAATGATGCTGTTGCCAAAAAACGTGGTCATACGAAAGCTGAAAAGACCAATTCTGAAGTTAATTTGGCTGTGGAAGCTTATTTACCAAATGATTACATCAGTGATCAACGTCAAAAAGTTGAATTATACAAGCGAATTAGACAAATTGATTCTCTGGAAAATTACCAAGAAGTTAAGTCCGAATTATTAGATCGCTTTGGTAAGTATCCTCAAGAAGTTGCTAATTTGTTAGATATCAGTCTATTGAAGAATTCATTCGATGAATCATTAGTTAAGAGTGTCGTTATGAGAGATAGTTTCATTACGATTAAATTCGATAAAAAGGCTAATGATTACTTAACTGGTGATTTAGTCTTTAAGTTTTTGAGCAATACGACAATGAAGGCTAAAGTCAGTGACAAGAATGATGAATTTAAGATGACTTTGGATTCAAAGAGTGTTGATAAATCTGAATGGTTCCAACAACTTGAAACTTTTGCCCAAAAGATGGCTGAAGGTTTCGACAAATTAAAGAAAGAAAAAATTAAAAATTAA
- a CDS encoding DEAD/DEAH box helicase: MKFKELDLDPRLLSAVDEAGFEETTPIQAQTIPLVMTGADVIGQAQTGTGKTAAFGLPLLNAVDTQSSDIQALIISPTRELAIQTQEELYRLGKEKKVKVQSVYGGSDIRRQIRALKNHPQIVVGTPGRMLDHINRHTLKLHNVKTVVLDEADEMLDMGFVEDIESILSNVPNKHQTLLFSATMPKPIMKIADKFMSEPKVVKIKSKELTADKIEQYFVKAKDYEKFDLMTRLFDVQAPELALIFGRTKRRVDELTRGLQARGYNAEGIHGDLSQDKRTSVLRKFKAGKLDFLVATDVAARGLDISGVSHVYNYDIPQDPDSYVHRIGRTGRAGHSGVSVTFVTPNEMGYLRTIENLTKKRMEPLAPPTDKEVLKGQLESVKQDIKDTLEHDKHLDRFDSAVQELLAEYSPEDIARIFLSESIKDAETVPVKIAPERPLPSRKVSHSRSGHGRRGRYNGHRGGNNDHRRRRNNDRRDDKKGGKRRENDNRRHGRSKKSFKIRTNLEK; this comes from the coding sequence GTGAAATTTAAAGAATTAGATTTAGATCCCAGATTATTGAGTGCCGTAGACGAAGCCGGTTTTGAAGAAACTACACCTATTCAAGCTCAAACTATTCCACTAGTTATGACTGGCGCTGACGTTATCGGTCAAGCTCAAACTGGTACAGGTAAGACGGCAGCCTTTGGCTTACCATTGCTAAATGCCGTTGATACTCAATCTAGCGATATTCAAGCATTGATTATCTCACCAACTAGAGAATTAGCTATCCAAACACAAGAAGAATTGTATCGTTTGGGTAAAGAAAAAAAAGTTAAGGTTCAAAGTGTTTACGGTGGTTCTGATATCAGACGTCAAATCCGTGCATTGAAGAATCATCCTCAAATTGTTGTCGGAACACCGGGTAGAATGCTCGATCATATCAACCGTCATACTTTGAAGTTGCACAACGTTAAGACAGTTGTTCTTGATGAAGCTGATGAAATGCTAGATATGGGATTCGTTGAAGATATCGAAAGTATTCTTTCTAACGTTCCTAACAAGCATCAAACATTGTTATTCTCAGCTACAATGCCAAAGCCTATCATGAAGATTGCTGATAAGTTTATGAGCGAACCTAAGGTAGTTAAGATCAAGTCAAAAGAATTAACTGCTGATAAGATCGAACAATACTTTGTTAAAGCTAAAGATTATGAAAAATTCGACTTGATGACTCGTTTATTCGATGTTCAAGCTCCAGAATTAGCTTTAATCTTTGGTCGTACTAAGAGACGTGTTGATGAATTAACTCGTGGCTTGCAAGCTCGTGGTTACAACGCTGAAGGTATTCACGGTGACTTGTCACAAGACAAACGTACTAGTGTATTACGTAAGTTCAAGGCTGGTAAGTTAGACTTCTTAGTTGCTACTGATGTGGCTGCTAGAGGTTTGGATATTTCAGGTGTATCACACGTTTACAACTATGATATTCCTCAAGATCCTGATAGTTATGTTCACCGTATTGGACGTACAGGACGTGCCGGACATTCTGGTGTGTCAGTAACATTTGTTACACCTAACGAAATGGGTTACTTACGTACAATCGAAAACTTAACTAAGAAACGTATGGAACCACTTGCTCCACCTACTGATAAAGAAGTTCTTAAGGGACAACTTGAATCAGTTAAGCAAGATATCAAGGATACTTTGGAACATGACAAGCATCTTGATCGTTTCGATTCAGCTGTTCAAGAATTACTTGCTGAATACTCACCAGAAGACATTGCTCGTATTTTCTTGAGTGAATCAATTAAGGATGCCGAGACAGTTCCTGTTAAGATTGCTCCTGAAAGACCACTTCCATCAAGAAAAGTTAGTCACAGTCGTTCTGGCCATGGTCGTCGTGGTAGATATAACGGTCACCGTGGTGGTAACAATGATCACCGTCGTCGTCGCAACAATGACCGTCGTGATGACAAGAAGGGTGGCAAGCGCCGCGAAAATGACAACAGACGTCATGGTCGCAGCAAGAAGTCATTCAAGATCAGAACTAATCTAGAAAAATAA
- the cbpA gene encoding cyclic di-AMP binding protein CbpA, whose product MLVKSLVLKKDKLTTVKETVTLEEALKVLEDSGFRCVPILDESGQIFRGNIYKMHIYRHKSRGGDMNLPVTTLMKNATKTISVDSPFFKVFFNIKDLPYIAVLDENNLFYGILTHSRLLSMLSDAWNLDISSYVLTVSSSGDRGDLEKMSKIFAKYVSVAACMTLDAKSNEVVRRTLFTLPSGTDIETLKEIIKRLEKKSFVVSEIDDLKSGKILDKNTL is encoded by the coding sequence ATGTTAGTTAAATCACTTGTACTAAAAAAGGATAAACTCACTACTGTTAAAGAAACAGTTACACTAGAAGAAGCCTTGAAAGTCCTAGAAGACTCTGGTTTCCGTTGTGTGCCAATTTTGGATGAGAGTGGACAAATATTCAGGGGTAATATTTACAAGATGCACATCTATCGTCACAAGTCACGTGGTGGCGACATGAACTTGCCTGTAACTACTTTGATGAAGAACGCTACTAAAACTATTAGCGTAGATTCACCATTCTTCAAAGTTTTCTTCAACATCAAGGATCTTCCTTACATTGCTGTTCTAGATGAAAATAATCTCTTCTACGGTATCTTGACTCACTCAAGACTTTTGAGCATGTTGTCAGATGCTTGGAACCTTGATATCAGTAGTTATGTTTTAACCGTCAGTTCTTCTGGCGACCGTGGCGATCTTGAAAAAATGTCAAAGATTTTTGCTAAATACGTCTCTGTAGCTGCTTGTATGACTTTGGATGCCAAATCGAATGAAGTAGTCCGCAGAACACTTTTCACATTACCATCTGGAACTGACATCGAAACACTAAAGGAAATTATTAAACGCCTTGAAAAGAAGAGTTTTGTAGTTTCTGAAATCGATGATTTAAAATCAGGTAAAATTCTCGACAAAAATACATTATAA
- the ald gene encoding alanine dehydrogenase yields MKVGIPKELKNQEERVGSTPDGVVGLVKAGHTVLVEKNAGIGSGYTDQQYIDAGATIADVADVWDSDMIIKVKEPIETEYKYFKEGQIIYTYLHLAANKKLTDALLASKTTGIAYETMVGPNGGLPLLFPMSEIAGRMAVQVGAHFLEEPHQGKGLLLSGVPGVKKGKVTIIGGGTVGVNAAKIAIGMGAEVTLLDINPQRLVEIEDIFDGKIQTLMSNTQNIAKCVKESDLVVGAVLIPGAATPKLVTEEMIASMEPGSVVVDIPIDQGGLFETSVKATTHEDPVYMSHGVVHYTVANIPGAVPKTATQALSGVTMPYAVEIASQGIAAIENKTIKTGVNTYQGNLTEKAVADSLDMKYVSLDDLVKVEA; encoded by the coding sequence ATGAAAGTTGGTATACCAAAAGAACTCAAAAACCAAGAGGAACGTGTTGGTTCTACTCCCGATGGAGTAGTAGGACTGGTCAAAGCTGGACATACTGTTTTGGTGGAGAAAAATGCGGGTATCGGTTCGGGATATACTGACCAACAATACATTGATGCCGGAGCTACAATTGCTGATGTAGCAGACGTTTGGGACTCTGACATGATTATTAAGGTTAAAGAACCAATTGAAACAGAGTACAAGTATTTCAAGGAAGGCCAAATAATTTATACTTACTTGCATTTAGCTGCCAATAAGAAATTGACAGATGCGTTGCTAGCAAGTAAAACAACCGGAATTGCTTATGAAACAATGGTCGGACCAAATGGCGGTTTGCCATTGCTTTTCCCAATGAGTGAAATTGCAGGACGTATGGCAGTTCAAGTTGGAGCCCATTTCTTGGAAGAGCCACATCAAGGTAAAGGTTTATTATTGAGTGGTGTACCAGGAGTTAAGAAAGGTAAAGTTACGATTATCGGTGGTGGTACCGTTGGTGTCAATGCGGCTAAAATCGCTATCGGTATGGGTGCTGAAGTAACGCTTTTGGACATTAATCCGCAACGTTTAGTAGAGATTGAGGATATTTTCGATGGCAAGATTCAAACTTTGATGTCGAATACTCAAAATATTGCCAAATGCGTTAAGGAATCTGATTTGGTAGTTGGGGCGGTTTTGATTCCCGGTGCTGCTACGCCAAAATTAGTAACTGAAGAAATGATTGCTTCGATGGAGCCGGGTTCAGTAGTTGTCGATATTCCTATCGATCAAGGTGGATTATTTGAAACTAGTGTTAAAGCTACGACTCACGAGGACCCTGTTTACATGTCTCACGGCGTAGTTCATTACACAGTTGCAAATATTCCTGGGGCTGTGCCAAAAACGGCTACACAAGCTTTATCTGGCGTTACAATGCCATATGCAGTTGAGATTGCTAGTCAAGGTATTGCAGCAATTGAAAATAAGACTATTAAAACTGGTGTTAATACTTACCAGGGTAATTTAACCGAAAAGGCTGTCGCTGACAGTTTAGACATGAAATATGTTTCATTAGATGATTTAGTAAAAGTTGAAGCTTAA